AGAGTGTTCAGGTAGCGTACTTGGTAGCATCCATTTTATATTATGTTGTGATTTCATGGAGTTTTTACTATTTAGGGTTCAAGAGCATGTTTTTTACACCTATATCAGTGGCAATATCGGCAATCACTATTCCATATTCTGAAGTGCCTGTCTGAACTCTATGTTTTCTTGAAGTGGGTATTAGTACTGGCTACTCACAAAGGCCTTATTTGTATGGTTAGATGGAAGCTTTGGACAGGAACACCATCATCTGCAGCCTGTCTCATCTACCATGCCTCCTATGATGCCTGAATACCTTGCACCACATACCCAGCTGGAACTTGGTCAATCAATTGTGGGATTTCTTGCACTTTCTTCATTTTCCTTATTATTTGAACTATATTGTGTAATTAGAatcatttgatcattttttcatagGGCTTCTAGGCTATATTGTCAGCGGTGCATtcgttatcaattttttttatatatttttttatttgcctTCTGATATTTATGTTGCCTCATATGTACAGGCTTGTGCGACATATTCATATTCTGATCCTTATTTGTCTCGCGTCATGGCTCCTTATGGAACTCAAGCACTGGTACGTAAGTTGCATGTATATATTAACAGCATATTTTGAGGGTAATGTTGCCTACTTTCAGTTATATATGATGAATATATTATTCTCATGCTATGCATATGCATCAGAAGTTGTTTAATTTTACCTTCTCCTCTTGTAGTGGAACCCTGTGTCTGTATTCTGAATTTCATCTTGTTGCTGCAAGACTATTGGAATTTTATAGTATGCTTGTTGTTTCCTTTTTTCGTTGCTAACATACAATTTATGTTTATTGGTTGGAGGTGTAATCaaacatttttttcttcataaacttATAGGATAACTGCATCACTATATTGAGCAGAAAAGTCAATGAATTCTATGTTTGCAAATTTCCTGCTTAAGATGTGAAAATTGGCTgactgaaactgatcttcatgGGAGTTGTTTCAGGTGCATCCACAGTTACTTGGGATGCCTTATACTCGCATGCCTTTGCCTCTTGAAATGACAGAGGAGCCTGTTTATGTAAATGCCAAGCAATATCATGGAATTCTAAGGCGTAGGCAATCACGTGCCAAGGCTGAGCTTGAGAAGAAAGTTATAAAAGTTAGAAAGGTAGATGCAGATAAACTCATCTGACATATTCTATATATTACTTTATTTAGTTTCTTGTGTGCATATATCATCAGGGTTCCTTGATGCATTTTAAGgacatttgattttttcatggcataaaaaatattcacatattaattaaaattttctcagataatttattatattttgtaatctgaacataaaatatattataactgACTTGTATATTACCTGATCTGCAAATTGGTTTGAGGATCAGTTGTTATAACATGTATGAACAGATTGGTAATGGACTGGTGGGACTATTCCTTTTTTTATAAGGAATGTCCTCAAAATACCTGATTTAGGAATCTGCACCACCTTCCTTTCCCTCTTCTTGTGATTCTTTCCCTCTGGAAATATATAGGATTTTTACCAAATTAGTAGTTTTATCATTCACAATATTTGCTATCTGTTCATGATCGACTCATGTTGGACTTGGAGTTTGACTTGATAAGAGTTTTCCTGATCCATAGGGGACCCTAGAAATGTGGAATCATAAATGTGCTAGTCGAGCTTGTGGCTTTCCTAGCATGCTCATGGTGGCTCAACTAAGCTCAAAATATGGATCAACACATATGCAATGTTTATTTCTTATAAGTTGTTAATTAAAACTTATTCTTCATTGTTGTTTAGTGAATACTATCATGTTATTTACTTTAAAAGATAGTTCATTAGACCTTAATCTAACAGCTTATCTTAGGTCATAATATATGAAATGTCGTAGGGTTTTTTGATTCTACGCTCCCAACAATCCCTCAAGTGAGCTACATGGGGACAGCTTAAGTGCAGTTCAAAACTAATTGAATTGAGCTCAATCTCACCTTATATCAATAAAGGATTGAACTTGGCCCAGTTATAATGCAAGTCTAGCTTGAGCATCTGTTGACTCGCTTGAGCTTAGGGTTGTTTACCCCCTAATCTGAAGTTGCACAATGTGGGAGCAAAGCTGCTTCCAATGATGGTGTACTTAGGTTCAAATATTAGTGCATGATTGCTTAGGTTCAAATAAAAGACTCTTTACATGGTAATATGTATTTAGAAATCATATCATATCCTTTGGTAGGAATATCTTGACTTAGATCTGATGAAATAGAAGAGGCATGTATTCAAATACATATCTAGTGCTAGACATTGGTAAGCTTCAAATCTCTAGGAATTAGATTGGGAAATGGTTTTGGTTATCATGCTACACTTAAGATACTGGACATCAATGTTCGCAATCTCAGTATTGGAAACCGTATTGATACCTTACAGGTACGATATGGTATCACCCTGTACTAAAATAGCTTTTTaacaatttttctcaatttttctctCGGTATGCCTCGATACAAGTTGGTACACCTTTATTTAGGTTGGTATGCAGCTTGGTACATCTTGGTATGCCTCGATACAAGTCGGTATAAGCAATATGCCTTGGTACAGGGAGGTACAGGAGTTGTACCACCTTGATGTTGAGTTTCATTTAAGTTTCCTCCTGGTATGGTACGGTATGCCTCTTACTACTTGGTATGGGGTGGTGCTGCAGACCATGCTTAAGATAGAAGGTCTTCATAGCTTGATCTCAGAGTTACCTCATATTGCTATGTTGAATTATCAtactacattaaaaaaaaaagggggaacatAATAcccagtcttttttttttttatactagACTTTAAAATGCGGTCCCTTGACCATTATCATTTAACTTTTAGTCCTACACACACTTTCAAGTTGTATCTGTGTATACAATTATATGTAACTATATATGCATTGGAGAATAAGTGTGTGCAGACACTAGGGACTAGGAGTTAAAGAAACTTTGAAACTTGAGGTGGGTGTTTAAGTCCTAGTCAAGAGGGACTAAAAGTTATAGTCTGGTAAATGGGCAGCTACAATTTACAGTATAAGGAAGTGTATGATAAGACACGGACATAATGTTCTTAAATGCTTGAAATATGTGGAGAATAAGTTTTGTTATTTGATGATTTATGTACGAGTAGTATCAATGATGTCATTACGAGTATTTGCATTTGCATTGGTTGCCTTTGGAAGAAGTGAAAAACCATATGAGAATTTTTACGAATGGGAGTCATGACAGAATGATGGAGAATTATGTAAGATAGTATGGGTTACCATGTAGTATTTAACTACATGCTAGTTCTTCATGCATTCATTGTTGGCTGTACCGTGACAGCTTTTAGACCACAAGATGCTGAAATAGGATGACTTAAGCTGGAGTTTATGATGATAGAAACTAAAATACGTACATCAAGATTCTATGCTTGAAATTTTAGTTTTAAATGAATGGAAGTTGAAAGCTGAGTTTTCTGGACAGAACTCATGGTGAAAATATTTTGTTCTTCGAAGAGGGGAACAGATTGGATTTCATTGTATATAGACATATGATTGAGTTAATTATTGACCATTAGATATTAGGAAGGGGATAGCTTTTGACCATAGATCTCATAATTAATGGAACTTAATTGTTGAAAAATTAACAGTACAGGGAAGAATTTATGGATGAAATCTTAGGTTTAATGACCACGTTCTTTGCTTGAAATGACTGTCAAAGTTACCAATAGAACAGAGAGAAATTGAATGAAAGATGCAGATATAGAGATGTTAGATAAATAAAAGAACAAAATGCCAAATAATGCTAGAGAAGACAGGTTCACTAAATCTGCACCATTTCCCTAGAAGCAATCATTAAGGGTTTTTATGAGTCACTATAAAATATGAGAAACTACTGAAATTATTATTAAACTgcataattattttaaaagacAAGGGTTTTGATCCTTATAAATCACTGAAATGAAGGCCAGTTTCGTCACACGTCTTTTGTCCTCTTGTGTGCCTAGTGTAAATGGACATGCGGTGAAAGGGCTATCACTTTTACGAGATTCCTTAAAAATGAGACAGCAAACAATTGTATTGAGGACATAACACGTAGGACAATATGTGGAAAAGATGATCAAAGAACTTTTTGGCAGAATGTTATGTAGAAAACACCAATCTTTGCTCCTATTTCTGTTATATGGGTCATATAACAGAAGGAAAATGAACAGAATATCATATGTAGTGGAAAATGAACAGAATATCTTATGATACTACATAGCCATTTTTTTCCTTATACCTTGTATTTATTTGTTTAACTTGCATTATTTTGGTTTATATTGATGGATGGTATAACTTGTACACCCTGACTCTTGTTCGTCTTGTTATATGGTTTCAAGCTCATATAGATTTATATAACACAATCAGTAGAGAAATGTTCTAATTTCATTCCTTACTATTAAATTATTTCCTGTCAGTATATGAGTGTATTTCTGGTGGGTTTTCTTGTTATTTTCTTTGTCTTTCCTCGTCAAAATTAGGCTGGAACAGTTCATAATGTTATTCACCATAGTTATCTTATATGTCTAAATGTTTAGTTGTACTTTAGTGCAAGGTTTTGTGCCGATCACCTAACTGTATGATACAGTACAGTACCATGTCATTCCATTCTGGGTCCTTACTGACACAATAGAGCCAGTGAGGGGGAGAGAGACAAGgtaagagaggggggggggggggggggggggggggagaggggGGGCTTTTTTAAAGTGAACTGGCACATGTTGATAGCATGTTCTGTATTCAAGAGGTAGTATCTTTCGGATCTTGCCATGAGGCTGATCATGGGCATAGTTGTATAGGCTAAGAGAGAGTTGATGGGATATTGATATTGATTGGAAAggaaaaaattattgatttgatTCATAGCATATTTCAAAAGAAATGATGTTGATAAATGTATATGCACTTTGTATTCTATATTTGTTTAGCTACTATGATTTACAATAGCAAATTCTGAAATTCACATTCTTTTGCATATTTGTTTGATTCAACTAGAGGTATAGGTGACATTGAGTCACCAAAGctcactttttcttttttattttttaaatttataatgacTCAGGAATTTATTTAAAAAGGCtagccaaaagatattatttagattttttggcCCTGTATAAGTATCCAAAATCTATCCAATGCATAGTCGATATAGGATTAAACACATGTATGGTACATACTCCTCTTGTTTAAGCTCTAGTATCTTTGTTAGGCTAAAGATTCTAATCTATTTAAATCCAATCATAAATATCACGCTCAGCTCATGGTCAAGTCATATAGGCATATGCTGCAGTGTCCCCTATTCCACATGGGCATGGGCCGGGTCTATTCTGATGCCATTTGTAATAACTCAAGATCTTAGCCCAAAAGGCAACGCAGAAAGTATTATTTGGATTCCTTTGCCTTGTATTAGTACTCAAGATCTACACAATGCATCACCGATGTGGGACCAAACATGCTCACATGGATCTTCACAtgacatatatgtatatgaaatAAGCAGGCCTTGCTTATCCTGTGGGATTAAACCTAATGGATGTGTGGCTATCTATTACATGCGTAGCTCGTCCTATCAAGATCAGTTGTGACATGTCTTACTAAGCCTTATGTTGCAATGACCCATCTGTTGTATGGCCCTTTATTTTTCTATGATGATGTAAAGTAACTATTTGGAACTAACTTTTAGGTATTTTGCCTCCCTGTTCCTTTTCCACTTAAACACCATCCTTTGTGTAGTGTTTGATTGGCTGTCACTATTAGACATACTATATTTCTTAATGATTCCTTATTTCCATCAACCACACCCATAGTGCTTCTTTACTTTTCTAAGAGATCTGCTTCCTTAATCCCTCAACTCTCTTATTCAAGTAACTGAGGCTATGCTATTGATGCCATGCAAAGTTTGCTGTCTTGGTATTGGGCCTTATTATTGGTGCCACCTTATTACTATGTCGGTGTGCTCAATATGTATGGTTTTATTATATACTTATGCAATCTGGTAAAACTACCAGTATAATGATCATATTGCTGTGTACAGCTTTTCTTTTCTATCCTTTAATTCAACAGTTAATATGAATTTCCTTGAGACTTGGCTTCAAAGAGCATGTCCTTCACGATTCTTTAGTTTTCAACAATTGCATGTTACATTATTGTAGCTAGCACAAATGCATAACATGTCAAGGTTTCTTAGCTTTGCTGTTAGATCTCAAACCTTATGGATATCAtcagtcaaaataatttttatgcagtTAAATTTTCATTAGTGTTCTTTTGGTTTAATTTCTTATTGGTTTTTCTAGTTTCATACCTTTCACCTTTTTTAGCTTTCTTATATGTATCAATAATACATGTAATCCTGTATGCCACTACAGACCACTATAGATAGTATATTGTCTTTGTTGTTCCTTATGTTGTCCTTTTGTTTACAACCTTAGATACattaaatttcaataaattccaTGACTCTGTCATAGCTGGCATTATCATGGGCACACTACCATttattcctctttttcttttgaccctgccatcttttttatgatatattaggaATTGCTGCATATTCTTAAAAAAGTTAATAAATGTTGGTTGTACTTGTGTGAGACCTGCCACCTATATAACTGTCCTGATCTGTTGTTCTTGTTCAATTACATATATGTTAAATACTTGTGCCTTTATGTTTCGCaagtttaacttgaatctctGGACATGACTTCTACTTTGAAGTTTGAAAATAACAACTTTTTGGTTTTCAGGATCCTGCTTGAGGATTCTTTTGCAAGTTGAATTATAACCATTTTAAAACTTCAAAAACTAAATTTCAATATGATTTCAGTTGTTATTTCTCTTATTGATTTATTTTCTGTGTAAACTTGTTCACATCCACAAAAAATAAAAGTGCACACAGATGTtccttttttgaaagaaaaagatgcaagGCCACCTGTAATTTCTTCAGAGGTAAGAGAGTTACAGAGAAGGGAAAGAggagagattagacagagtctaatcggaaagaaaagagaaaaaatacatCAATTGTTTATCTTCCTGATGTTGTTCCAAGATACACAGATGTTCAAGGTAGAAAGATGTAGAAAAATGCTTTGACATTTCTTTTCCCTCGTTGAGGAAAAAATCTCTGTTCTGTATTTCCTATTTCGTTCCGTTCTCCCAAAATGAAAATCCAAAATGGTCACCATGATAGAGGATGATTGTGTTTTTTGATGCACATCTAGATGTTTTTTAATGTGCATCCGTACCTTCAGAATTCGATCTTTTAGGCAATGCGAGCATAATGCAGCAAGATCCCGGTAGCTTTAGATACATGACCATTTCTTTTTCTCTGGTATTGGTTTATTGTTTTCCACTGTCCTGCCCATGTGTCAAAATTGTAGAAGGAACTCAGCCTAAAAGCAtagcaaataaaaattattgtgaACGGGTACATTAACCAAGGATTGTAGGGTCTGATACTTGAGATCTCTATGTGTCATCCTTGTCTGATACTTGGGATCTCTACATTGTCATCCTCAGAGCATATGATGTATGTAATCTGCAAACTTTAGAATTGAAGGCTGATATGTTTTGAGCAATTTAGTTTTTAAcctcaaatattttttcttttcaattattatatcttattgcaaGGTTTGCTTTCTTTGACAATCATGTTGTAGATCTGTGATAAAGATATAACTTTCATATTCCTGTATACTGACTTTTTCTTAGAACTTCTATTTCCATGTTTCTGTTATCAACAGTTAAACTTTTGTTCAGCATTTTTTACTGCAAACATTGAAGGCATCTGAGGTCTAAACACTAAATGCAAGCAAGCCTTAATGTTCAAtgataatttctatctcaaaacctgAGCCTGTGAAATAAAAAGTTTTTGGTTCAGTCTTGTTTCCATGTATCTAAGCTTTCATATCATCTACTTTTTGGCCCATTTACCTGTTTTCCTTGTTTGAACCCTGTCTAAGCCCATGTTGTTTGTAACCATTTCACCATATTCTTTCTGATCTGTCTATTATCTATCTCAGCATCCTCTACTCTGCTGAGTAACTCTTGCTTAATTCATTTCATTGCCCAACCTCTTTGATTCCATAAAACTTATAAAATGTGCTGCATGTCATTCACACCCCTATTGACTTTTTGCTATGTAGATGAAAGGCTACCTGAGTTTCTGATGAGGGATTCAACTTAAGAGTTACTTTATTCAATATTTATGGTTATTGATTATTATGACTACACCAGTACCATCCTGCTAGTGAGTATGAAAGTGATCTCTGTATGAAAATCCAATGACGTGATGCATGGATGTATCCTTCATTCTGCAGCCGTATCTTCATGAATCTCGTCACCTTCATGCAATGAGGAGGGCAAGGGGTTGTGGAGGTCGTTTTCTCAACACAAAGAAAGCTGAAGCTAATGCTGCTATCACTAACCCTGAGAATGGGGGGAATACAGGTGCATCAATTCCAACGCAGTCAGCTAGCTCCTCCGCTTCCCCAGTTCTGCCCTCCAACTGTCCGGGAAGCAATATGAATGAAATAAAAAGGCCAGTAGTTCAAGATATATGCGAAGCACAGGCGTATACTAATGGTAATGATGGCTACAAACAGCAGTCTGGCTTCCAATTGTCATCTTTTCACTCCAAATCAGGTGAGAGGGTGGAGGAAGGGGACTGCTCAGGACAGCAGCGTGGTGGCATCCTTGTGAATCGGCCCCCAAACAGGGCTGTCGCCATCCAGTGATTATCCCTCATGAGCATGGCTAGTGTTTCCAGCATTTCCCAGTCAAGTCTGATATACATGTCACTTTCTAGTTTAATTTGCTCACAGCTTATGTTGGTGGTACTtctgagaaggactcctctgcttGTTCCACTGCTTGATTTAGGTGAAGGCAAGAGGGCAAGCTGGAGGCATGGGGCCAATTCAAGAGGGATGTCATTGGTAGGTCTGATGTTTAAAGGCAATTCATTCTTGGCTTTATCTTTccatttgcttttctttctttattttcttttcttgtgtTGTGGGAGGAAGCAAGCAAAGGGAGAACAGCTGTGTAGGTCGGTCTAGTGTAACAGTTGGTCTTATTCTTCTCTGTTTTAGTGTCTTCTCATATCTGTTGAAATACTTGTACCATGAAAAGGGATGGCAGAATGAAGTAATCTAGTAGTAACTGTAAACATGCCCTTGTTTAACTTTATTGGTTTGAAGATTACAGCAATCCAAATCAATGGTAAGGCCTGCTGTTCATGAAAACATCTCGATATTCTCTCATCTGTTATGAGATGGAGTCTCTAGTGATCTTGGGTGCATATGCTGTCATATGCAATGTTTCGGCATTTTGGTGGTTGATGGATGTTCATCGAGGTTTCAGTTGCTGCAAGTTGACAGGGAGTTTGGCTCGTGTATTCTGTGCTGGCGTTTTGGTGGTTGATGGTTGCAAGTTTAGTTCTGCTTGTGTATTCTGAGTTGCTGGCTTATTAATGCAGCATCTTGCCAGCCGTGTTAAACGAGGTTACATTCAAACCTTGTGGCTGGGATAAGGGGACTAGGAATCTGCTAAATGGCAAAAGGGTGCACTCAGGCATGGATGGCATGAAAAGTCCAAGAAGGCGGGAGCCTTCTTGTCTGATCAGTGTTCCTCAACTTCATCATTCTTCTTGTTTCTGAACCATTTTGAggttcttcttccttcctccaatAACATAAACCGGTGGTGGTACCTCTTTGCTCAACTAGATGTTCTGGGTTCAAAAAGTTTCGAATGGTGCATATTTACGTGCTAGTTCTTTTTTCACTTAAAACGTATTCGCTGTTGGTAGGTAATgctgttgcggtcaatctcctcgtcgtctgttcgtcgggaacgagcgtctgcaaaagaaagtccgcactgatcgaaggcggctccggcggggatcctccgacggtcaagtcagagaggagactaggcaacagtgaaaagaaaacaaggagctcaacgagagagggaaagagagagagggagcaagcccaagagtttcgaagggacctctagcagtgttgccttctccgatatatatagtggagcatggtatggcgtcgtcattaatggcacggacaattgaagaattgtcaactcactgtagaccgtcagagtcgccgtgaaggtGTCAcatcgtcgtggggctgtcaaatcgctagggttgacccatgccttaggtgggacaatgcccctaggcggcaatgccgcatgctgttgtcaggactgatagtctctggcagtagtacgatgattggaggagtcgaccgatccTAGGTCGACGGTCAGTTGACGggtgtcgggtggagattcggacccctccgacggtcagtcaggcatgtcgcgggagtcgggcatcggaccctctggtgcagtcggtcgggagggcgGACAAGGTCTGCCCGATCGACATGTCCTCGGTTAGTCGAcagccgtcgatcggtcggtaacggcacccgacgaccgatcggtcggtcggtcgtgtatgcccgattataagtcgacatgagcggggtcggtcggtattccccaacagttgccccccctccactcctgagtcggacggcgcGCTGGCTGATGTCTTCGTTCGGGCAGTAGcgtcgggcgaaaaggagtggatcttCGGTGTATCAAGTTCCGACCGTACCATGGGCTGAcatgatgtcaggcgtctcatgaatgccgggcgattcgctggcgtcagatgtccagtcggtgtcagacgttCTGTCCCGTCAGCGTCATACGTCCCGTCGACGTCAGGTGTCATGTCGGTGTCGGACGTCCTATaggtgtcagacgtctcgtcccatcgggaagggaaACCGTCGTTCCCGCCGCCCCTTCGGGGACACGAAACGTCACTGCCTCTGTGCCACGTGGCACGTGGCCATTGGGACGGATCCGTTGGAGCGGATTGAGGTGACGCGGCTCGATTTGaggatgggtgcgtcgaaccgtcgggccgacggaCGGATCGGATGATGCCACATGGCCAGAACGacgacggttggcggagctgctgaaggccaacaccgacatatttgcttggtcggcagcaaatatgtcgggcatccccccggagacaataacgcaccgactcaacatcgacccgacgatgaggctggtgagacaaaagaaaaggtcttttgctcctgaaagacagaaggccatcgacgaagaagtggacaagctactcgaggtgggcttcatcagaAAAGCCACATATCccaattggctcgccaatgttgtcatggtcaagaaagccaacggaaagtggaggatttgtatcgactacaccgacttgaatcgggcctgtccgaaagatagcttttcacttccaaagatcgaccagctggtggatgcgacgtccggatttcggctgcttagcttcatggatgccttcgtcgggtacaatcagatctggatggcgcccgaagatgaggagcacacttccttcgtgacccccaagggcctctactgctaccgagtaatgcccttcaggctgaagaatgccggcgccacctaccaacgacttgtcaataaggtcttcaaagaccagatcgggtgcaatatggaagtatacgtggacgacatgctggtaaaaagtgCGCAGACTGCAGATCATGTTCGAGACCTCGAGAGGCttttcgcactctacgacaacatcgaatgaagctgaatccgactaagtgcacttttggagtgacctcggggaagtttctcgggttcctcatttctcaacgaggatcgaggctaaccctgagaaaataaaggcaatcatcgacatgcgccatccgaacatcaagaaggaggtccagcagctgaacggaaAGATCGTCGCCCTCAGccggttcatctctcgatcggttgaaaggtgcctcccattcttcaaaactctgaggcaggcgaagggcttctcttggtcggatgagtgccaacgggccttcgaggatctgaagaggtatttggcttccccgccgttgcttgtgaagcctggggtcggggagacattgtatctctatttggaccatgaaacgggggctgagggcatcccgattcacttactccctggacaagaccctcccccggacgtatgccgaattgttggagtgcgcgtacaagtacatgcatgcggacgaaggagcctccgaccggcgcTTGACTGAattcaagggcccgaaggagaagcgaagaaagggtcgggaccccgccgaacctagcaggcccccgactgaCGGTCGGGTCTCACCTCCGCGATGAAACCAGAAGTCGCtccgacggcagactccaaggccgacacaccccaggtacgattcctacactcccctctctgctcctcgtgcgcagattttgatggaaatcgaaggggaagagtacctgcgacggcctccgcctttgaaggcaaagggcctcgaccgacggaagtattgccgattccaccggggccacggccacaataccgagcaatgcatccagcttaaggataaGATCATCGGTCGAGATCTACTGTCCAGTCGTACCAACCCATCACCTCCACccaatcgtgaggtattgtccgctttggaacGGGGCCCAGGCCTTTGACCCAGTCAGCACCCCtcccctcacggttttgccccgcaaaaggtacctcacgtgggagagggaggCTGGTAGTACTTAAGCAGTAGGCTCTCTTGTATGTttccggtatgggactttcgggctcgaagcccccgatgcccatcccacaacagcCCCCCTGCAAGGGAGCGTACTGCTGCAG
This genomic window from Elaeis guineensis isolate ETL-2024a chromosome 13, EG11, whole genome shotgun sequence contains:
- the LOC105035250 gene encoding nuclear transcription factor Y subunit A-1 isoform X2; the encoded protein is MESRAEGTNTVDANGQGALPSTINAQPWWRGPGFGVISPSILADSASKSASVNLPVGGARNKGGQAQSHDRADGTDGSFGQEHHHLQPVSSTMPPMMPEYLAPHTQLELGQSIACATYSYSDPYLSRVMAPYGTQALVHPQLLGMPYTRMPLPLEMTEEPVYVNAKQYHGILRRRQSRAKAELEKKVIKVRKPYLHESRHLHAMRRARGCGGRFLNTKKAEANAAITNPENGGNTGASIPTQSASSSASPVLPSNCPGSNMNEIKRPVVQDICEAQAYTNGNDGYKQQSGFQLSSFHSKSGERVEEGDCSGQQRGGILVNRPPNRAVAIQ
- the LOC105035250 gene encoding nuclear transcription factor Y subunit A-1 isoform X1, whose product is MESRAEGTNTVDANGQGALPSTINAQPWWRGPGFGVISPSILADSASKSASVNLPVGGARNKGGQAQSHDRADGTGDVSKEMQNIGSQRDGSFGQEHHHLQPVSSTMPPMMPEYLAPHTQLELGQSIACATYSYSDPYLSRVMAPYGTQALVHPQLLGMPYTRMPLPLEMTEEPVYVNAKQYHGILRRRQSRAKAELEKKVIKVRKPYLHESRHLHAMRRARGCGGRFLNTKKAEANAAITNPENGGNTGASIPTQSASSSASPVLPSNCPGSNMNEIKRPVVQDICEAQAYTNGNDGYKQQSGFQLSSFHSKSGERVEEGDCSGQQRGGILVNRPPNRAVAIQ
- the LOC105035250 gene encoding nuclear transcription factor Y subunit A-9 isoform X3, encoding MESRAEGTNTVDANGQGALPSTINAQPWWRGPGFGVISPSILADSASKSASVNLPVGGARNKGGQAQSHDRADGTGDVSKEMQNIGSQRDGSFGQEHHHLQPVSSTMPPMMPEYLAPHTQLELGQSIACATYSYSDPYLSRVMAPYGTQALPYLHESRHLHAMRRARGCGGRFLNTKKAEANAAITNPENGGNTGASIPTQSASSSASPVLPSNCPGSNMNEIKRPVVQDICEAQAYTNGNDGYKQQSGFQLSSFHSKSGERVEEGDCSGQQRGGILVNRPPNRAVAIQ